A single genomic interval of Acidaminococcales bacterium harbors:
- a CDS encoding S-layer homology domain-containing protein: MKKLLAIALALVLAFGMTGSALAANAFADVPANHWAYASIGKLAQAGIIEGYGNGRFVGSANITRYEAAQIIAKALARADKADSAQKAQIERLAAEFAGELEILGVRVARLEKKLDNVTITGEARFGHKRETRKYSAATQYLFRVGPEEKSDESLLRSRLWINGQVNERWNYTGMIEHDGQNFKTNANGSESRATLRNAWVEGSLGAVNVTAGNWSHTAVYGALLDDDVDGLKLNYATGKWSVDVFALRPLRGKNIVYSMPRTVGVTDSNQRTQLLGAEAGYRFTDKLRGVLAWYNVKSKGADEPAGAFKYSEVDNNVYEIGLDYRLAGKLNLWAEYVGSTKGFNLLSYHNGFGIGLDHVVKKKGWAAGLTFGEKDLKKAGTFELRGAYYSLPAAAIFAPAIELCIADKAFGYKGWTVGASYVLAKNVDLNVDYFDFKQQDDVNGLARAKGKLLWSYVTFYF, translated from the coding sequence ATGAAAAAGCTCTTGGCAATCGCTTTGGCGCTGGTTTTGGCCTTCGGCATGACCGGCTCGGCGCTGGCCGCCAATGCCTTTGCGGACGTGCCGGCCAACCACTGGGCCTACGCTTCCATCGGCAAACTGGCACAAGCGGGGATAATCGAAGGCTACGGCAACGGCCGTTTCGTCGGCTCCGCCAACATCACCCGCTACGAGGCGGCGCAGATCATCGCGAAAGCCCTGGCGCGCGCGGACAAAGCCGACTCCGCCCAGAAGGCGCAGATCGAGCGTTTGGCGGCGGAGTTCGCCGGGGAACTGGAGATCTTGGGCGTGCGCGTGGCAAGGCTCGAGAAGAAGCTGGACAACGTAACCATCACCGGCGAGGCGCGGTTCGGCCACAAACGCGAGACCCGCAAATATAGCGCTGCCACGCAATACCTGTTTCGTGTAGGGCCGGAAGAAAAGTCAGACGAAAGCCTGCTGCGTTCCCGACTGTGGATCAACGGCCAGGTGAACGAGCGCTGGAACTATACCGGCATGATTGAGCACGATGGGCAGAATTTCAAAACCAACGCCAACGGTTCCGAAAGCCGCGCCACTTTGCGCAACGCCTGGGTGGAAGGCTCCCTCGGGGCGGTCAACGTAACCGCCGGCAACTGGTCGCACACGGCGGTCTACGGCGCTTTGCTGGACGACGACGTGGACGGGCTCAAGCTCAATTACGCCACCGGCAAATGGAGCGTGGACGTCTTTGCCCTGCGCCCTCTCCGGGGAAAGAACATTGTATACAGCATGCCTCGGACGGTGGGGGTTACTGATTCCAACCAGCGCACCCAACTGCTGGGCGCCGAGGCCGGCTACCGCTTCACCGACAAGCTGCGCGGCGTCCTCGCCTGGTACAACGTCAAAAGCAAAGGCGCTGATGAGCCAGCAGGCGCATTTAAGTACAGCGAAGTGGACAACAATGTTTATGAAATCGGGCTGGATTACCGGTTGGCGGGCAAACTAAACCTCTGGGCGGAATATGTCGGCTCGACCAAGGGTTTTAATTTGCTTTCTTATCACAATGGTTTCGGTATCGGGTTGGATCACGTTGTAAAGAAAAAAGGCTGGGCGGCCGGGCTGACCTTTGGGGAAAAAGACCTGAAAAAGGCCGGCACCTTTGAACTGCGCGGCGCTTATTACTCCCTGCCGGCGGCGGCCATTTTCGCGCCGGCCATCGAGCTGTGCATCGCGGACAAAGCTTTCGGCTACAAAGGCTGGACGGTGGGCGCAAGCTACGTGCTGGCCAAGAACGTCGACCTGAACGTCGATTACTTCGACTTTAAACAGCAAGACGACGTAAACGGCCTTGCGCGCGCCAAAGGCAAGCTGCTCTGGAGCTACGTAACCTTCTACTTCTGA